The Pedobacter roseus genome contains a region encoding:
- a CDS encoding serine hydrolase yields MKRILIIAFSLISLSVMAQKTDTVFLKKLMESKPELFSAVLNHPEHNQIQILYTQIKRDAKNKPTFKTFSYHLNPHHYFYPASTVKLAAVIFALEKVNKLKNTGLTAKSTMITDSAYKGQTKVLKDTSAKNGLPSIEHYVKKILLTSDNDAFNRLFEFIGRAEINEKLKANGLNDSRILNRLAIGDAGESAKHTNPNKFYNGDQLVYNQPAQYDPKDYELQLTNLIMGKGYLDSADKLVNRPFSLAGKNAFAINDQQKLMQKLIFPEAFSADERFSLTAEDYKLIYTYMSKYPTESNFPKYDPKEFWPTYAKMLYYGRELVTPDPNIRIFNKYGDSYGFIIDNSYFVDFKNGVEYFLTAVIQSNEDGIFNDNKYEYDTVCFPFMKNLGQSIYNLELKRTKKHKPDLSKFKMDYNH; encoded by the coding sequence ATGAAAAGGATTTTAATTATTGCATTTTCTTTGATCAGCTTATCTGTTATGGCACAAAAAACCGATACCGTTTTCCTAAAGAAATTGATGGAGAGTAAACCCGAACTTTTTTCGGCTGTGCTCAATCACCCAGAACATAATCAAATACAGATTCTCTATACCCAAATAAAGCGTGACGCGAAGAATAAACCCACATTTAAAACTTTTAGCTACCATTTAAATCCGCATCATTATTTTTATCCTGCCAGTACGGTTAAACTTGCGGCCGTAATTTTTGCCCTCGAGAAAGTAAATAAGTTAAAAAATACTGGTTTAACCGCTAAAAGCACTATGATTACGGATAGTGCGTATAAAGGGCAAACCAAAGTTTTAAAAGATACCAGTGCTAAAAATGGTTTACCTTCTATTGAGCATTATGTTAAAAAAATTTTGCTTACCAGCGATAATGATGCCTTTAACCGTTTATTTGAATTTATTGGCCGTGCCGAAATTAACGAAAAATTAAAAGCAAACGGCCTAAACGATAGCCGGATTTTGAACCGTTTGGCTATTGGCGATGCAGGCGAATCAGCCAAACATACCAATCCAAATAAATTTTATAACGGAGACCAACTGGTGTATAATCAACCGGCACAATATGATCCAAAAGATTATGAACTGCAATTAACCAACCTGATAATGGGTAAAGGCTATTTAGACAGTGCCGATAAACTGGTGAATAGGCCATTTAGTTTGGCAGGAAAAAATGCCTTTGCCATCAACGATCAGCAAAAACTGATGCAGAAACTAATCTTTCCGGAAGCTTTTTCAGCTGATGAACGGTTTAGCCTGACTGCAGAAGATTATAAGCTGATTTACACCTACATGAGCAAATACCCAACGGAAAGTAATTTTCCAAAATATGATCCGAAAGAATTTTGGCCTACCTATGCAAAAATGCTTTATTACGGACGCGAACTGGTAACGCCAGATCCAAACATCAGGATTTTTAATAAATATGGCGACAGTTACGGTTTCATTATCGACAATTCTTATTTCGTTGATTTTAAAAATGGAGTTGAATATTTTCTGACTGCCGTTATTCAAAGTAACGAAGATGGAATTTTCAATGATAATAAATACGAATATGATACGGTTTGCTTCCCTTTTATGAAAAATCTTGGTCAAAGCATTTACAATCTTGAATTAAAAAGAACCAAAAAGCATAAACCAGATCTGAGTAAATTCAAAATGGATTACAATCACTAA
- a CDS encoding PKD domain-containing protein: protein MKTKPIITLAILSAMLFSCKKESAVEKDGGGEKPVATQSPYLNKIYEFKQAPGQFTNDLVKTDILIGSAGNGLVSLGAYGGFIVFGFDHSVTNAAGADLGIYGNPLIGVDMEFSEPGIVSVMQDVNKNGLPDDIWYELAGSEYNASTTIKNYKITYYKPAKITDDIRWTDNQGKEGLVLRNQFHAQDYFPSWATANEISFTGTLLKNTLTSGEIITNKPFAFGYSDNGSSDYIALQESLGRGYNSFDIDWAVNAAGEKVNLTAIDFVKVYTAQNNNGNPFSPDNDNERSRYLGEISTEFGGAVDLKLLKK, encoded by the coding sequence ATGAAAACAAAACCTATAATAACCTTGGCAATATTGTCAGCTATGCTTTTTTCGTGTAAAAAAGAAAGTGCAGTTGAAAAAGATGGCGGAGGAGAAAAGCCCGTTGCTACACAATCTCCTTATTTAAACAAAATATACGAATTTAAACAGGCGCCAGGTCAGTTTACCAACGATCTTGTTAAAACCGATATATTAATTGGTAGTGCTGGTAATGGTCTGGTTTCACTTGGTGCCTATGGAGGTTTTATCGTATTCGGTTTCGATCATAGCGTTACCAATGCAGCCGGAGCCGATCTTGGCATTTACGGTAATCCGTTAATTGGTGTGGATATGGAGTTTTCCGAACCGGGAATTGTGTCTGTAATGCAGGATGTAAACAAAAATGGATTACCTGATGATATTTGGTATGAACTCGCCGGAAGTGAATACAATGCCTCAACTACCATCAAGAATTATAAAATTACCTATTACAAACCCGCAAAAATAACTGATGATATCCGCTGGACAGACAACCAGGGGAAAGAAGGATTGGTGTTGAGAAATCAATTCCATGCACAGGATTATTTTCCTTCATGGGCAACCGCTAATGAAATTTCTTTTACCGGAACTTTGCTTAAAAACACACTTACCTCTGGTGAGATCATCACCAATAAACCTTTTGCTTTTGGCTACTCCGATAATGGATCAAGTGATTACATCGCTTTGCAGGAGTCGTTGGGAAGAGGATATAACTCCTTCGACATTGATTGGGCAGTAAATGCCGCCGGTGAAAAAGTTAATCTCACTGCTATCGATTTTGTAAAGGTATACACTGCACAGAATAATAATGGGAATCCTTTTAGCCCTGATAATGATAATGAACGGTCGCGCTATTTGGGCGAAATCTCTACAGAATTTGGTGGCGCGGTTGATCTTAAACTTTTAAAAAAATAA
- a CDS encoding TonB-dependent receptor plug domain-containing protein yields the protein MNKKSMLTVAGLGLAQLMIGQVANAQTQDSLQLKDVVISATKNDQKQSQTGKVVTIISREVLDRSNGKSLPELISEQAGIIVAGSSSNPGLNKSVFFRGAGSAYAVVLIDGIVQNDPSGNGGAFDLRLISIDQIDHIEILRGGQSTIYGSDAVAGVINIITKKGGPKGNTIYGVASAGSYETYKGTIGLNGGVEGFSYNINYTHAKTDGISEAATPVGSTATFDKDGFKTDALNANFGIKLDNHFSVNPFVRYYYGNYKFDGGAFTDANNYSILKNFAAGTNAKYEFATGKVTLNYSFESTRNDAHSQYPSVNEGRVSLLDLFYNQKLGNKLDLLVGIDNRVMKLSSATNKPETNIFAAYGSLFLHDLSVFNLEVGGRYNKHEQYGENYTYSITPSINIIKEIKLFGTVSTAFKVPTLNMLFGQFGANLDLKPEKSQNYEAGVNFSFADDKFSLRLAGYKRDLTDAIIYAYPNGYINQVSQKTKGFEVEPAIKFGVFNINGYYAYVEGNEFNFVDNAVADYLFRRPKHTFGITAGAQATSNLYVSANYRYFGKRTDGNFTTYTVDNLPAYKLLNAYAEYALAKKRVKLFFDAKNILNEKYNEIIGYNSLGFNFNTGVIFNIH from the coding sequence ATGAACAAAAAAAGTATGCTAACTGTAGCAGGGCTGGGGCTCGCGCAGTTAATGATTGGCCAGGTGGCTAATGCTCAAACTCAAGACAGTTTGCAGCTCAAAGATGTTGTAATTTCTGCAACTAAAAATGATCAGAAGCAATCGCAAACCGGTAAAGTGGTTACCATCATCAGTCGCGAAGTATTGGATCGCAGTAACGGTAAATCATTGCCTGAACTTATTAGCGAGCAGGCAGGGATTATTGTAGCAGGTTCAAGCAGCAATCCGGGATTAAACAAATCGGTATTTTTTAGAGGAGCAGGAAGTGCTTATGCCGTGGTTTTAATTGATGGTATTGTGCAAAACGATCCATCAGGAAACGGAGGTGCATTCGATTTAAGATTGATTTCTATCGATCAGATTGATCACATCGAAATTTTAAGGGGTGGTCAGTCTACCATTTATGGTTCTGATGCCGTTGCTGGGGTAATCAACATCATCACTAAAAAAGGTGGCCCAAAAGGAAATACCATATATGGTGTTGCCAGTGCAGGCAGTTACGAAACCTACAAAGGAACCATTGGTTTGAACGGCGGTGTTGAAGGTTTTTCGTATAACATTAACTATACCCATGCCAAAACAGACGGCATTTCTGAAGCGGCTACACCAGTGGGAAGTACAGCTACATTTGATAAAGACGGATTTAAAACCGATGCCTTAAATGCAAATTTCGGGATCAAACTGGACAATCACTTCTCTGTAAATCCATTTGTACGTTATTATTATGGCAATTACAAGTTTGATGGAGGCGCTTTTACCGATGCAAACAATTATTCGATTCTGAAAAACTTTGCTGCAGGTACCAATGCCAAATATGAATTTGCAACTGGTAAAGTAACCTTGAATTATAGTTTTGAAAGTACAAGAAATGATGCGCACAGCCAATATCCTAGTGTTAACGAAGGCAGGGTATCATTATTGGATTTATTCTACAACCAAAAACTAGGTAATAAATTAGATTTATTGGTGGGTATCGATAACCGTGTAATGAAATTATCATCAGCAACCAATAAACCTGAAACCAACATTTTTGCCGCTTACGGATCATTATTTTTACACGATTTAAGTGTATTTAACCTTGAAGTTGGCGGACGTTACAATAAACACGAACAATATGGCGAAAACTATACTTATTCTATTACCCCAAGCATCAACATCATTAAAGAGATAAAATTATTCGGAACGGTTTCAACCGCATTTAAAGTTCCTACCTTAAACATGCTTTTTGGTCAGTTTGGTGCTAATTTGGATTTAAAGCCTGAAAAATCGCAGAATTACGAAGCTGGTGTTAATTTTAGCTTTGCTGATGACAAATTTAGCTTGCGTTTAGCAGGTTACAAACGCGATTTAACCGATGCAATCATTTATGCTTACCCTAATGGATACATTAACCAGGTAAGTCAGAAAACCAAAGGTTTCGAAGTTGAACCAGCGATTAAATTCGGCGTGTTTAACATCAATGGTTATTATGCTTATGTAGAAGGAAATGAGTTCAACTTTGTTGATAATGCTGTTGCTGACTATCTTTTCCGCAGACCAAAACATACATTTGGGATTACTGCGGGCGCACAGGCTACAAGCAATTTATATGTAAGCGCCAACTATCGTTATTTCGGCAAACGTACCGATGGTAATTTTACCACCTATACAGTAGATAATTTACCTGCTTATAAATTATTAAATGCTTACGCAGAATATGCTCTGGCTAAAAAACGTGTAAAACTGTTCTTCGATGCCAAAAACATCCTGAACGAAAAATACAACGAGATTATTGGTTACAACAGCTTAGGTTTCAACTTTAATACTGGAGTAATTTTTAATATACACTAA
- a CDS encoding YncE family protein: MRPLKSTIYILLLLIIGACRKDPQPLPSEISRVEPEPTSAIKGFYLVNEGNMNMNKASLDYMDLVNGIYTRNLYNQVNPEVTKGLGDVGNDIGRYGNKLYVVVNVSNKVEVLNVKTGKKIGQINITNCRYITFSNGKAYVSAYLGKVGDPKAPNGIVAEIDTAALIINRTVEVGRQPEEMAIIGTKLYVANSGGYSPPDYEHTVSVIDLPSLKEIKRIEVAINLHRIKADRYGDLYVTSRGDYYTITSKLFVIDTQTDQIKKVFNIAAGNLVIDDDYAYIYSTEWNYIEGKNKISYNMINVKDETIMERKFITDGTDKDIKIPYGIAVNPTSKDVYVTDAKDYVTPGKLHCYSPEGRLKWSVTTGDIPAHIAFIN, from the coding sequence ATGAGGCCTTTAAAATCTACGATATACATATTGCTACTGCTGATTATTGGCGCCTGTAGAAAAGATCCCCAGCCTTTGCCTTCAGAAATTAGCAGGGTAGAACCAGAGCCAACTTCTGCTATTAAAGGTTTTTACCTGGTTAATGAAGGCAATATGAATATGAACAAGGCCTCTTTAGATTATATGGACCTTGTAAATGGCATTTATACCCGCAACTTGTACAATCAGGTAAACCCAGAGGTAACCAAAGGTTTGGGCGATGTGGGAAATGATATTGGACGTTATGGAAACAAGCTTTATGTAGTGGTTAACGTATCGAATAAAGTTGAGGTGTTGAATGTGAAAACCGGAAAGAAAATCGGACAAATCAATATCACCAATTGCCGTTACATCACTTTCAGTAATGGCAAAGCTTATGTAAGTGCTTATTTAGGTAAAGTTGGCGATCCAAAGGCACCGAATGGTATTGTGGCAGAGATAGACACGGCGGCGCTCATCATAAACCGTACTGTTGAGGTAGGCAGACAGCCGGAAGAAATGGCCATTATCGGCACTAAATTATATGTAGCCAATTCTGGTGGTTATAGTCCGCCGGATTATGAGCATACCGTATCAGTAATCGATCTACCCAGTCTTAAAGAAATTAAACGCATTGAGGTTGCCATTAACCTGCATCGCATTAAAGCTGATCGTTATGGCGATTTGTACGTGACCTCACGTGGTGATTATTATACCATCACTTCAAAGCTTTTTGTAATTGATACGCAAACCGATCAGATTAAAAAAGTATTCAATATTGCCGCTGGTAATCTGGTTATTGATGATGATTACGCCTATATCTATAGCACAGAATGGAACTACATAGAGGGTAAAAATAAAATTAGCTATAACATGATCAACGTAAAGGACGAAACGATAATGGAGCGCAAATTCATTACAGACGGTACTGACAAGGACATTAAAATCCCTTACGGAATTGCCGTTAACCCTACCAGTAAAGATGTATACGTAACCGATGCTAAAGATTATGTTACACCCGGAAAATTACACTGTTACAGTCCGGAAGGCCGCTTGAAATGGTCGGTTACCACTGGCGATATACCAGCCCACATTGCATTTATAAACTAA
- a CDS encoding YncE family protein: MRNFYTKTGLILITTAVILLASCKKEDVEEPEKPKTSAVKVPVISETKGIYMLCEGLMGNNNSAISYYDVATKTAVADYYKQVNGVSLGETANDLEQYGSKMYCVVAGIQGTKQSFLDIIDIKSCKSLKRIPFNSATDGYVPRFVAFYKDKAYVSRYDGKVSRIDTASMAIDGEITLSEGLEQLAVANGKLYVCNSSHPYYQNGAKNKVSVIDLATFTKTKDIAVNNNPVRIQAADNGDLFVVCWNDYIINNNPSLDRISSATDTKIASYSYDLGAIAINGSTAYLSKDIYSSPDIKALNTTSGALGASLITDGQVINTIYGITINPFSKEVVVADANNYNNSEGLTYCFGTDGKVKFSFKTSGLPQHAVFNYNYKYE; encoded by the coding sequence ATGAGAAATTTTTACACCAAAACAGGTTTAATCCTTATTACTACAGCGGTTATACTGCTTGCTTCATGCAAGAAGGAAGATGTTGAAGAACCTGAGAAACCGAAAACATCAGCAGTAAAAGTTCCTGTAATCTCTGAAACCAAAGGCATTTATATGCTTTGCGAAGGATTGATGGGGAATAATAACAGTGCCATTTCTTATTATGATGTAGCAACCAAAACTGCAGTTGCCGATTATTACAAACAGGTAAATGGTGTATCATTAGGAGAAACTGCAAACGATTTAGAGCAATATGGAAGCAAAATGTATTGCGTCGTAGCAGGTATTCAGGGTACAAAACAATCGTTTTTGGATATTATTGATATCAAATCCTGTAAATCACTAAAAAGGATTCCATTTAATTCTGCAACGGATGGTTATGTCCCAAGGTTTGTAGCTTTTTATAAAGACAAAGCTTACGTTTCGAGATATGATGGAAAAGTGAGCCGTATCGATACTGCATCAATGGCTATTGATGGTGAAATTACCCTATCTGAAGGACTTGAACAACTGGCAGTAGCTAACGGCAAGTTATATGTATGCAATTCGTCACATCCTTATTACCAGAACGGAGCAAAAAACAAGGTATCAGTAATCGATTTAGCAACCTTTACCAAAACAAAAGATATTGCCGTAAACAATAATCCCGTAAGGATACAAGCGGCTGATAATGGTGATTTGTTCGTGGTATGCTGGAATGATTATATCATTAATAACAATCCATCACTGGATAGGATCAGCAGCGCTACGGATACCAAAATTGCATCCTACAGCTATGATCTGGGTGCTATTGCCATCAATGGATCAACAGCTTATCTATCTAAAGATATTTACAGTAGCCCCGATATTAAAGCCCTTAATACCACTAGTGGCGCCTTAGGTGCAAGTTTGATTACTGATGGGCAGGTTATCAATACCATTTACGGAATCACCATTAATCCATTCAGCAAAGAGGTAGTGGTTGCCGATGCCAATAACTATAATAACAGCGAAGGCCTTACATATTGCTTTGGAACAGATGGAAAAGTAAAGTTCAGCTTTAAAACGTCGGGGCTGCCGCAACATGCCGTATTCAATTACAATTATAAATACGAATAA
- a CDS encoding PKD domain-containing protein, with protein MKKTYLIVMLGIATLIYSCKKDTEVAPDVNLTIKVETMTSKVNTKIAFAAGTNNGIGFNHQWKLDGKVVSSVYNYDFTPSKAGTYVIEYTASNNTGSFAHKYTVTVPVPVVEITPNSTKYITAVFEYLPAPGQFINESLGSLVGAQKIIGDVSKTGLISLGGFGGYIIFGFDHSVVNNTGADLAIYGNPIGGTTPWAEPGIVMVSQDVNGNGKPDDEWYELAGSEYNNPLTIKNYEITYTNPKGFANVSWTDNQGNSGTYDVNNFHKHNFYPEFAPDQEKLTLKGTLLTSTWGKNGSIFINNAFPWGYTDSWSIDDDYATKRYNSFDLDWALDKNGKKIALNTIDFVKVYTGQREKGNTLLGEISTEVKGAVDLGIK; from the coding sequence ATGAAAAAAACTTATCTAATAGTAATGCTCGGTATTGCAACCCTGATTTACAGTTGTAAAAAAGACACTGAAGTTGCACCAGATGTTAACCTCACCATCAAAGTAGAAACCATGACTTCAAAAGTAAATACCAAAATCGCTTTTGCTGCAGGAACTAACAATGGCATTGGATTTAATCACCAATGGAAGTTGGATGGTAAAGTGGTAAGCAGTGTCTATAATTACGATTTTACGCCAAGTAAAGCCGGCACTTATGTTATTGAGTATACCGCAAGTAACAACACCGGTTCGTTTGCTCACAAATACACAGTAACTGTTCCGGTTCCGGTTGTAGAAATTACACCCAATAGCACCAAATATATCACCGCTGTTTTCGAATATTTGCCAGCACCTGGCCAGTTTATTAATGAGAGTTTGGGCAGCCTGGTTGGTGCACAAAAAATTATAGGTGATGTAAGCAAAACCGGTCTCATCAGTTTAGGAGGCTTTGGTGGTTATATTATTTTTGGCTTCGATCATTCTGTAGTGAATAATACAGGCGCAGATCTGGCTATTTACGGTAATCCGATTGGTGGTACAACACCATGGGCTGAGCCGGGAATTGTAATGGTAAGTCAGGATGTTAATGGAAATGGAAAACCTGATGATGAATGGTATGAACTGGCTGGTAGCGAATACAACAATCCATTAACCATTAAAAATTATGAAATCACTTATACCAACCCAAAAGGTTTTGCCAATGTAAGCTGGACGGATAATCAGGGAAATAGCGGTACCTACGATGTAAACAATTTTCACAAGCATAATTTCTACCCTGAATTTGCGCCTGATCAGGAAAAATTAACATTAAAAGGAACCTTACTGACCTCTACATGGGGTAAAAACGGAAGTATTTTTATTAATAATGCTTTTCCATGGGGTTATACCGATAGTTGGTCGATAGATGATGATTATGCCACTAAAAGATATAATAGCTTCGATTTAGATTGGGCCCTTGATAAAAACGGAAAGAAAATAGCTTTAAATACCATTGATTTCGTGAAAGTATATACCGGACAAAGGGAAAAAGGGAATACACTTCTTGGAGAAATATCTACCGAAGTAAAAGGTGCTGTGGATTTAGGCATCAAATAG
- a CDS encoding TonB-dependent receptor — protein MTQKHSAYAGTMRFFLFSSILWTGFLLPLNTYAQTDSTKKATQLKEVQIREYRLTEQSKSPTPLQILSGEDLKRINSLSVADAIRYFSGVQLKDYGGIGGLKTVNVRSLGTNHTSVFLDGIQIGNAQNGQVDLGKFSLSNLQEIALYSGQKPELLIPAKGYASASSIYLKTKEPDLEGNQQQQFELGLKSGSFGLINPSLIYRYKINQNLNASISTEYIHADGKYKFRYTNGVFDTTAVRNNGDVERFRLQAALFGKFKNGKWHAQAYSFLSDRGLPGAIVANRFDFTQRIWDRDFFIQGSVEKNLSDKFSILVNGKYAYVYQRYLDPDYVTTTGFLDNRFKEQEAYLSVSGKYKINSVWEVAYASDYTYQTLDANIYRFPYPGRNTFLNVISSSLTLEQLTIQANLLSTTVMDQVKLYSSAGNKQVFSPTVMLSWKLLKDRDIRIRAFYKDIFRMPTFNDLYYTFIGNTLLNPEYTKQYDVGITYFKNFKNHKLKFIDIQSDVYYNRVKDKIVAQPGANLYRWIMYNIGLVDIHGLEINTKTAFEPFADLLVNIGLNYTYQKAVDVISKLEETYQDQIPYIPENSGSFLARLDYQNWHANYGFIYTGFRYNQRANNIYNYMEPWYTHDAAIGYEFKLKKGSININGEVNNLLNQYYDLIPNFPMPGRNYRLTLNYKL, from the coding sequence ATGACACAAAAACATTCTGCCTATGCGGGCACAATGCGGTTTTTTCTATTTTCTTCCATTTTGTGGACAGGATTTTTATTGCCTTTAAATACCTATGCGCAAACTGACAGTACCAAAAAAGCAACGCAGCTGAAAGAGGTTCAGATCAGGGAGTACCGTTTAACCGAGCAAAGCAAATCACCAACACCGCTTCAGATCTTATCTGGCGAAGATCTGAAAAGAATCAATAGTTTATCAGTGGCTGATGCCATCCGTTACTTTTCGGGTGTACAATTGAAAGATTACGGTGGGATAGGTGGTTTAAAAACCGTAAATGTTCGAAGCCTGGGCACCAACCATACCTCAGTTTTTTTAGACGGCATCCAGATTGGCAATGCACAGAACGGGCAGGTAGATTTAGGGAAATTCTCGCTTAGCAATCTCCAGGAAATTGCTTTATATAGCGGGCAAAAGCCAGAATTACTTATTCCGGCTAAGGGTTATGCTTCGGCAAGCAGCATTTATTTAAAAACCAAAGAACCTGATTTAGAAGGAAACCAGCAACAGCAATTTGAGCTGGGTTTAAAAAGCGGATCGTTTGGATTGATCAATCCTTCCTTAATTTATCGCTATAAAATTAACCAGAATTTAAATGCCAGTATCAGTACCGAATATATACATGCCGATGGGAAATATAAATTCAGGTATACCAATGGTGTTTTTGATACCACTGCGGTAAGAAATAATGGCGATGTAGAACGTTTTCGCTTACAGGCTGCATTGTTTGGCAAATTTAAAAATGGAAAATGGCACGCTCAAGCTTATTCTTTTTTATCAGACAGGGGATTACCAGGTGCAATTGTGGCCAACAGGTTCGATTTTACGCAAAGAATATGGGACCGCGATTTCTTTATCCAGGGGAGTGTAGAGAAAAACCTATCCGATAAATTCAGCATTCTCGTAAATGGAAAATACGCTTATGTTTATCAGCGTTATTTAGACCCCGATTATGTAACCACCACAGGCTTTTTAGATAACCGCTTTAAAGAGCAGGAAGCATACTTATCTGTTTCTGGAAAATATAAAATCAATTCGGTTTGGGAAGTGGCTTATGCATCTGATTATACCTATCAAACATTGGATGCCAATATTTATCGTTTTCCTTACCCAGGCAGGAATACCTTTTTAAATGTGATAAGTTCATCGCTAACACTAGAACAGCTCACCATCCAGGCAAATCTATTGAGCACCACTGTAATGGATCAGGTAAAATTATATTCTTCAGCGGGTAACAAGCAGGTTTTTAGTCCAACGGTAATGCTGTCGTGGAAGTTGTTAAAGGATCGGGACATCAGGATCAGGGCATTTTATAAAGACATTTTCAGGATGCCTACTTTTAATGATCTGTATTATACTTTTATTGGTAATACACTTTTAAACCCTGAGTACACTAAACAATATGATGTTGGTATAACTTATTTCAAAAACTTTAAAAACCATAAATTAAAGTTTATCGATATCCAATCTGATGTTTATTACAATCGGGTAAAAGATAAAATTGTGGCACAACCGGGGGCAAACCTGTACCGCTGGATTATGTACAATATCGGTTTGGTCGATATTCATGGTTTAGAAATTAATACCAAAACCGCATTTGAGCCTTTTGCTGATCTACTGGTTAATATTGGACTGAATTACACCTATCAAAAGGCAGTCGATGTAATTTCAAAACTGGAAGAAACTTATCAGGATCAGATTCCTTATATCCCCGAAAACAGTGGTTCATTTTTAGCACGCCTGGATTACCAAAACTGGCATGCAAACTATGGTTTTATTTACACAGGTTTCCGATATAATCAAAGGGCAAACAACATTTATAATTACATGGAGCCCTGGTATACCCATGATGCAGCCATTGGTTATGAGTTTAAACTAAAAAAAGGAAGTATCAATATCAATGGTGAAGTAAATAACCTGCTTAACCAATACTACGACCTTATTCCAAATTTCCCTATGCCGGGTAGAAATTACAGGCTAACCCTAAATTATAAGCTATGA
- a CDS encoding DUF5074 domain-containing protein — translation MKQLNFKQLLIGALVLTTGLYGCKKDSVENLQIDPVTGKYENGFFVIGEGSYGQNAGTVSFYRYGEDTLNIRAYEKENPGKILSNAAKTSTLQFASIINGSIYLMSKVNGPIVKINEYSLKEEARYVQEASNWRSMIQVDGNRGLVSANDGVYQIDLNTLAVQNKLTSVGAVNTGDMWKKGDYVYLLQSNGAKIVYANNYSLVKSFSSINRGFAQTPNGKIWASTGSRLIAIDNNLDTAGIALPVSIGTFGLDAPTRITASAKENAIFYHSGKAIYKYIDGDKTSLSQPFINITEDPFMVYGAIRYDKNKDYIVVNGIQNYGAAATVNYLLIYNASTGALVKRIKYGGDGVTTDFTKIFFNDLAIFH, via the coding sequence ATGAAACAATTAAACTTTAAACAATTACTGATAGGGGCATTAGTTTTAACTACCGGATTATACGGTTGTAAAAAGGACAGTGTAGAAAACCTGCAGATAGATCCGGTTACAGGTAAATACGAAAATGGCTTTTTTGTAATTGGAGAGGGCTCTTATGGACAAAATGCTGGTACAGTGAGTTTTTACCGTTATGGTGAAGATACCCTTAATATCAGGGCTTATGAAAAGGAAAACCCGGGTAAGATATTGTCAAATGCGGCTAAAACGAGTACGTTGCAGTTTGCCTCAATAATTAACGGTAGCATATATCTCATGTCCAAAGTAAACGGCCCGATTGTGAAAATAAACGAATACAGCTTAAAAGAAGAGGCAAGATACGTACAGGAGGCCAGCAACTGGAGAAGTATGATACAGGTTGATGGAAACAGGGGATTGGTAAGTGCAAATGACGGCGTTTACCAGATTGATCTGAATACATTGGCCGTGCAAAATAAACTGACTTCAGTTGGTGCGGTGAATACCGGCGATATGTGGAAAAAAGGCGATTACGTTTACCTGTTACAGAGCAATGGTGCTAAAATTGTATACGCTAATAATTATTCACTGGTAAAAAGTTTCTCCAGCATTAACAGAGGTTTTGCTCAAACACCTAATGGAAAAATCTGGGCTTCTACGGGTAGCCGGTTAATTGCCATTGATAATAACTTAGATACAGCAGGTATAGCATTACCTGTATCAATAGGAACATTTGGATTGGATGCACCGACCCGCATTACCGCATCAGCAAAAGAAAATGCTATTTTCTATCATTCAGGAAAGGCAATTTATAAATATATTGATGGTGATAAAACGTCGTTATCACAGCCATTTATTAATATTACCGAAGATCCTTTTATGGTTTACGGAGCCATCCGCTACGATAAAAACAAAGATTATATCGTGGTAAACGGAATCCAAAATTATGGGGCAGCCGCTACTGTAAACTACTTATTGATTTACAATGCATCTACAGGTGCATTGGTAAAAAGAATTAAATATGGCGGCGATGGCGTTACTACCGATTTTACAAAGATATTTTTTAATGATTTAGCCATTTTCCATTAA